The Phycisphaeraceae bacterium genome has a window encoding:
- the ggt gene encoding gamma-glutamyltransferase: MRRIVQLNRLIAAATLGVATALTGCHAPAAVGVGGIETPNHMFTRFAVAADHPVASQAGAEMLRRGGNAVDAAVATSFCLSVVRPYSCGIGGGGFMLIHRPAGNDQPALTTAINYRETCPAGIGPAFYETQNDPAASRFGGAASGVPGTVAGLLHALEKYGRLDRATVLAPAIRAAEEGFAADADHVSAARALADTMARYPRAARMAQEIWSDLCLGGRVRVGDVIRNPAQARALRLIVEQGADAFYRGEIADAIVQASQNTGGVLTKDDLTGYRVREVQPLRGRFRDMDVLVMPPPSSGGVAMLQMFTMLEARWSDVRMLSPVSAGSIHFYAELMKHAFADRARYLADPAFVPVPIEQLLDRGSLERLAWGISRTWTMQPEAYGTTLGPPDDGGTSHLSVIDAEGMAVACTETINLSYGSLVTVPGFGFALNNEMDDFTTVSGEANAFGLRQSDANRPVPGKRPLSSMSPTIVLRGDRPVAVAGASGGPRIITSTFQCLLHALIHDRTAGEAVGHPRFHHQWMPHRLLLEDRWSDSRLATSLERFGHVVSVTKDVGVVQMVVVRGGVIHAASDPRKGGVPAGE; this comes from the coding sequence ATGCGACGAATCGTTCAGTTGAATCGTCTGATCGCCGCGGCGACGCTGGGAGTGGCGACGGCGCTGACCGGGTGTCACGCCCCGGCCGCCGTCGGCGTGGGCGGCATCGAGACGCCCAATCACATGTTCACGCGATTCGCCGTCGCCGCGGATCACCCGGTGGCCTCCCAGGCCGGAGCAGAGATGCTGCGTCGGGGGGGCAATGCCGTGGATGCCGCCGTTGCGACCAGTTTCTGCCTGTCAGTGGTTCGACCCTATTCCTGCGGCATTGGCGGCGGGGGGTTCATGCTCATCCACCGGCCCGCAGGGAACGACCAGCCAGCCCTTACCACCGCCATCAACTACCGTGAGACCTGCCCCGCCGGCATCGGCCCCGCGTTTTACGAAACACAGAACGACCCCGCCGCCAGCCGCTTCGGAGGAGCGGCCAGTGGCGTGCCGGGCACCGTGGCCGGTCTGCTTCATGCCTTGGAGAAGTATGGTCGGCTCGACCGGGCCACGGTGCTCGCTCCGGCGATCCGAGCCGCCGAGGAGGGCTTCGCCGCGGACGCCGATCACGTGTCCGCGGCGCGCGCCCTGGCCGACACCATGGCGCGTTATCCGCGAGCCGCCCGGATGGCGCAGGAGATCTGGAGCGACCTGTGCCTCGGCGGGCGCGTCCGCGTGGGCGACGTGATCCGCAACCCCGCCCAGGCGAGGGCGCTGCGTTTGATCGTTGAGCAGGGCGCGGATGCCTTCTACCGGGGCGAGATCGCCGACGCCATCGTGCAGGCCTCGCAGAATACGGGCGGCGTCCTGACAAAGGATGACCTGACTGGATACCGCGTGCGCGAAGTTCAGCCCCTGCGGGGCCGATTCCGCGACATGGACGTTCTCGTCATGCCTCCGCCGAGCAGCGGCGGCGTCGCCATGCTGCAGATGTTCACGATGCTCGAGGCGCGATGGAGCGACGTGCGGATGCTCTCGCCAGTCAGCGCGGGGTCGATTCACTTTTACGCCGAACTGATGAAGCACGCCTTCGCCGACCGGGCGCGATACCTCGCCGACCCCGCGTTCGTGCCGGTTCCCATCGAACAGTTGCTCGACCGGGGGTCGCTGGAGCGCCTCGCGTGGGGAATCTCCCGCACCTGGACCATGCAGCCGGAGGCCTACGGCACCACCCTGGGGCCGCCCGACGATGGCGGCACCAGCCACCTGAGCGTCATCGATGCCGAGGGAATGGCGGTGGCATGCACCGAGACCATCAACCTGTCTTATGGGTCACTTGTGACGGTGCCGGGGTTCGGCTTCGCACTGAACAACGAAATGGACGACTTCACGACCGTGAGCGGCGAGGCCAATGCCTTCGGGCTGCGGCAATCCGACGCTAACCGCCCGGTCCCCGGCAAGCGACCTCTCAGCAGCATGTCACCAACCATCGTGCTGCGAGGCGACAGACCCGTGGCCGTCGCCGGCGCTTCCGGGGGGCCTCGCATCATCACCAGCACGTTTCAATGCCTGCTGCACGCACTCATTCACGACCGAACGGCCGGGGAAGCCGTGGGTCATCCGAGGTTTCACCATCAGTGGATGCCGCACCGTCTGCTCTTGGAGGACCGCTGGAGCGATTCGCGGCTGGCGACATCGCTCGAACGGTTCGGTCACGTGGTCAGTGTGACAAAGGATGTCGGCGTGGTGCAGATGGTCGTGGTTCGTGGAGGCGTCATCCACGCCGCCAGCGATCCACGAAAAGGCGGTGTACCTGCTGGTGAGTAG
- a CDS encoding sugar phosphate isomerase/epimerase, with protein sequence MRDALNRLRLDACQLALTPIVDDPANWASAIELLRDAGVRVVSGMLSMLGEDYSTLDSIRETGGVASDALWPTNLDRARRVADLAAGEGIPLVTFHAGFLPHEAADPRRGVMLERLRAVAAAFAQAGVQLGLETGQETADTLLDVLAELDAPNVHVNFDPANMILYGMGDPVTSLRALADHVVQVHVKDARPTTKPGTWGAETPVGEGAVVWPAFLGIVRDLPRPVDLIIEREAGEHREHDIAVARDHVRRLLAAPGAIA encoded by the coding sequence TTGCGAGACGCGCTGAACCGACTCCGCCTGGACGCCTGTCAACTGGCGCTGACCCCCATCGTGGATGACCCGGCAAACTGGGCAAGCGCCATCGAGCTGCTGCGCGACGCGGGCGTTCGCGTCGTTTCAGGCATGCTGTCGATGCTGGGAGAGGATTACTCCACGCTCGACTCGATCCGCGAGACAGGAGGCGTGGCCAGCGACGCCCTCTGGCCGACCAATCTCGACCGCGCCAGACGCGTCGCCGACCTGGCGGCGGGGGAGGGCATTCCACTCGTCACGTTTCACGCGGGATTCCTGCCTCATGAGGCGGCCGACCCGCGGCGCGGCGTGATGCTGGAGCGGCTTCGAGCGGTCGCCGCCGCCTTCGCCCAGGCCGGCGTGCAACTGGGGTTGGAAACCGGTCAGGAGACGGCGGACACGCTGCTTGACGTGCTGGCTGAACTGGACGCCCCCAACGTGCATGTCAACTTTGATCCCGCCAACATGATCCTCTACGGCATGGGTGACCCCGTCACCTCGCTGCGGGCCTTGGCCGACCACGTGGTGCAGGTTCATGTCAAGGATGCGCGTCCAACGACGAAGCCCGGCACCTGGGGCGCCGAGACGCCGGTGGGGGAGGGCGCCGTGGTCTGGCCGGCGTTTCTCGGCATCGTGCGCGATCTGCCTCGACCTGTCGACCTGATCATCGAGCGGGAGGCGGGGGAGCATCGTGAGCACGACATTGCCGTCGCCCGCGATCACGTCCGACGACTGCTGGCGGCGCCGGGAGCCATCGCATGA
- a CDS encoding DUF4442 domain-containing protein, giving the protein MSTTRIETALTDPINGERQLVVSGPRAWAGTEKKRTLGQRLEAYISRLSTKNNFWHKMCSMIWLPYAFSSGIRMKRLDSKRFRAVLPFKRFNRNWYNAMAGAALLGNSEVAAGMYLFAEIGSDYIVVCKEMQYKFLRPCMGPAVYTVVSSEDLKEKVAAGGEFNIRLEMEIRQQLRKRGKEIRVGRCDITFHCTPKAQHRARDERRSTRSKTKSK; this is encoded by the coding sequence GTGTCAACGACGCGCATCGAAACCGCACTGACCGATCCGATCAATGGCGAGCGACAGCTTGTGGTGAGTGGTCCGCGCGCCTGGGCGGGAACCGAGAAGAAGCGCACGCTCGGGCAGCGGCTTGAGGCGTACATCAGTCGTCTGAGCACCAAGAACAACTTCTGGCACAAGATGTGCTCGATGATCTGGCTGCCCTACGCCTTCTCCTCGGGCATCCGGATGAAGCGGCTCGACTCCAAGCGCTTCCGGGCGGTGCTGCCCTTCAAGCGATTCAACCGCAACTGGTACAACGCCATGGCCGGAGCCGCCCTGCTGGGCAACTCCGAGGTGGCGGCGGGCATGTATCTCTTCGCCGAGATCGGCAGCGACTACATCGTGGTCTGCAAGGAGATGCAGTACAAGTTCCTGCGCCCGTGCATGGGGCCGGCGGTGTACACGGTCGTTTCCAGCGAGGATCTCAAGGAAAAGGTCGCTGCCGGCGGCGAGTTCAACATCCGGCTCGAGATGGAGATCCGCCAGCAGCTCAGGAAGCGGGGCAAGGAAATCCGCGTCGGCCGGTGCGACATCACCTTCCACTGCACGCCCAAGGCGCAGCATCGTGCCCGCGACGAGCGGCGCTCCACCCGTTCCAAGACCAAGTCGAAGTGA
- a CDS encoding Gfo/Idh/MocA family oxidoreductase, whose amino-acid sequence MIGVGIIGFGLMGRTHAQAYAIDLRAQLRAIADLNPTRFQRKDVQGNIAGLGAGEIDPATVRLHDSVAALLDDPAVQAVSICTPTATHVDLTIAALRSGKHVMVEKPLGLSSAASRLAVDEASRHPGLVAMPAMCMRFWPGWSWLREIIREEPYGPVQAASFLRMGARPGWSSFYTDPAQSGGAMLDLHIHDADFVRSCFGNPRTVESRPGDEDPTGTDHVVTRYRFDAMPHVEITAEGGWRRDAEAPFVMRFHVRFEQAEAVFDLSQTPVLRLRRGGDDEPVELPPGDGYRYEVRAFLDAIEQGTPVPQVSMHDGAEAVRLIECERESIRTGRPVNFAPASR is encoded by the coding sequence ATGATCGGCGTGGGAATCATCGGCTTCGGACTCATGGGTCGGACGCACGCCCAGGCGTACGCAATTGACCTTCGCGCCCAGCTCCGCGCCATCGCCGACCTGAACCCCACGCGCTTCCAGCGAAAGGATGTGCAGGGCAACATCGCCGGCCTGGGCGCGGGCGAGATCGACCCCGCCACGGTGCGCCTGCACGACAGCGTCGCCGCCCTGCTCGACGACCCGGCGGTGCAGGCGGTTTCGATCTGCACGCCCACGGCGACGCACGTCGATCTGACCATCGCGGCGCTTCGCTCAGGCAAGCACGTCATGGTGGAGAAGCCGCTGGGGCTTTCGTCTGCGGCGTCGCGGCTCGCGGTGGACGAGGCCTCGCGCCATCCCGGTCTGGTCGCCATGCCCGCGATGTGCATGCGCTTCTGGCCCGGCTGGTCGTGGCTGCGCGAGATCATCCGCGAAGAGCCGTACGGTCCCGTGCAGGCGGCGTCGTTTCTTCGCATGGGGGCGAGGCCGGGCTGGTCGTCGTTCTACACCGACCCGGCCCAGTCGGGCGGCGCGATGCTCGACCTGCACATCCACGACGCGGATTTCGTACGATCCTGCTTCGGGAACCCGCGGACGGTTGAGTCCCGCCCCGGCGATGAAGATCCCACCGGCACGGACCACGTGGTCACGCGCTACCGCTTCGACGCCATGCCGCATGTCGAGATCACCGCGGAAGGGGGGTGGCGTCGTGACGCCGAGGCCCCGTTCGTGATGCGATTTCACGTCCGTTTCGAGCAGGCCGAGGCGGTGTTCGATCTTTCCCAGACGCCAGTTCTGCGGCTGAGGCGCGGCGGCGACGACGAGCCCGTCGAGCTGCCACCCGGCGATGGCTACCGATACGAGGTGCGGGCGTTCCTTGACGCCATCGAGCAGGGGACTCCCGTGCCGCAGGTGTCCATGCATGACGGCGCGGAGGCCGTGCGTCTGATTGAATGCGAGCGCGAGTCGATTCGCACGGGACGACCCGTCAACTTCGCACCAGCGTCGCGGTAG